The genomic DNA CGCGAACCGTCATGGTGGCGTGAAGATAGGAGTTGCTCACCGCGGTGATGGTGAGATCCGGTGCGAGCACCAGGTAGAGGCCTGGCGCGGATTCAAAGAGCGTCCGAAAATCCGGCGTGGGAATGGCCCGCAAGGTACGACGGGGCGTGCGCGGCTTCGCAGCGTGTTGCGCCCGCGCCATGGGTTAGTGAAGTGGTGATGACAACGGCGCGGGGCGACGTTGTGTGTGGATCGCGAACACGCGGCCTCCTCCAACGGTGGAGCGCCTCGGGTGACGGAGCAAGGGTATCGTCCCGTGAGAGGCTGTCAAACCCGATCGGAGACGCCGCGGGTCAGACGGGACCCGGTGTTCTCCGCGCGTTGATCCTCAGATAGCCGCGCGGTAGACTCGGGCGTGCCGGAAATTCCCGATCTCGACGCCATCGTGCCCTACCTGCGACGACACGTGGTGGGCGCGACGATCACCGACGTCTCGCTCCCGCTGGGGTGGATGCTGCGATCATCCATGTCCGCGCCCGCGGAGCAGGTGCTGCGCGGGGAGACGATCGAAGCGATCGACCGCCGCGGCAAACACGTCCTGTTCTCACTGCACCGCGCCAGCCTGGTCGTCAACGCTATGCTGGTGGGGCGGTTCTATTACCAAGCTCCGGACGTGAAGCCGCCCCGACAGACCGTCATTGATCTCACGCTCTCGACCGACAAAGCATTGCGTTATGCCGACGAGCGCCAGATGGGGCGGCTGTATTTGGTGCCGGATCGCGACTACGCGAAGATCCCGGGGTTTCTCGATCAGGGCCCGGAGCCGCTGGCCGATGACTTCACGTTCGAGCGGTTCCTGGACCGGCTCAAGGGACGGTACGGCGAGATCAAAGGCCTGCTGACCAACGCCAAAATCATCGCCGGGATCGGCAACGCCTACGCGGACGAGATCCTCTTCGAGGCCGGTATCTATCCCTTCCGCAAGAAAAAGGACCTGTCAGGGGACGAGTTGCGGCGCGTATACGACGCGATCCGCACGGTGTTGCCCCGCGCGAGTGCGATCGTGGCCGAACGCATGGGCGATCAGATCCACCTCAAGATCCGCGACTTCCTCGCGGTGCACGGCAAGGGCGACCAGCCGTGCCCGCGCTGCGGAGGGCGCATCGCCACGGTGGGCGGCCGAGAGCGCGCAACGAATTTTTGCCGCAAGTGTCAGCCGGGAATCATGACCGAGGCCAAGCGGCACCTGCCGCTTGGCCTCGAGGACTAAGGCAGTTGACCCCACGTCGTGCTTCCCCGTCATCGAGTAGCCCGCCC from Nitrospirota bacterium includes the following:
- a CDS encoding DNA-formamidopyrimidine glycosylase family protein, yielding MPEIPDLDAIVPYLRRHVVGATITDVSLPLGWMLRSSMSAPAEQVLRGETIEAIDRRGKHVLFSLHRASLVVNAMLVGRFYYQAPDVKPPRQTVIDLTLSTDKALRYADERQMGRLYLVPDRDYAKIPGFLDQGPEPLADDFTFERFLDRLKGRYGEIKGLLTNAKIIAGIGNAYADEILFEAGIYPFRKKKDLSGDELRRVYDAIRTVLPRASAIVAERMGDQIHLKIRDFLAVHGKGDQPCPRCGGRIATVGGRERATNFCRKCQPGIMTEAKRHLPLGLED